DNA from Hwangdonia lutea:
TTAGGTTTTGGGACCACGACATAAAAAATGAGCTCGACAAATGCATTAATGATGTGATGGTTTATATTCATTCTGGCGAAATATTGTGAAAAGCAAAAAAATCAATCCACCACATCCTCCTCAAAATACCACCACAAACTAGAGTCTATAGATTGTTTCATTTTATTAATATCTACATCATCTTTTAAAAAAACCGTAATGTTTTCGTTGACGCGGTTTTGCCCAATGCTCTCCCTTATTTCAATCATTTCAATCTCATTAAAATGCTCTAAATGTCTTTTTATTTTAGCACCTGAGGATTCGTCACTCAAAAAAATCTTAATGGTTTGCCGGCTTGGAGAGTTTCTAATTTCTGATCTAAACGGTAGCATAATCAATAATTTTAAGTAAAATAATATGTATTAGCCTAAGTTAAGAATTTAATCAATATCTTTTAGAAATAAATTAAATCCATGCCGAATAAAAAAATTAAGGTATTATATGCTTTATTATCTGAAATAGAGCAAAATATACCTTTTAAGGATAAAACCAACCCTAAGGTTACCAACTCTGATATTGGTTGGCAGCTCGATCACAGTTTACAGGTATTTAACGCCGTTTGCGAATGGACTATAAATTCGAACCCAAAAGATTACGAACGAAAGTTTAGTTTTTGGCGTATGGTTTTATTCCCCATAGGCTATATTCCAAGAGGAAAAGTTAAAGCCCCAAAAATAGTAAGGCCGCCAAATATTATTTTAGATGAAGATTTAAAAGCCCAACTACAAACTGCAAAAACCCATATTGAAGCTTTAAAAACTTTACCAGAAAACGCCTATTTCAAACATTTTATTTTCGGTAAATTATCTAAACAGCAAACGTTACGCTTTTTGCAAATGCACACCAATCATCATTTAAAAATTGTGCGGGATATGTTGCAGGCATAAAAAAACCTTTCTGTTTCCAGAAAGGTTTTAAATATCTAAAAGAAATTATTTCTAAGCCTCAAAAGGCTCAATAGAAACGTAAGACTTGTTGTCTTTTTTCTTTGTAAATCTTACAACACCATCAACTTGAGCGTGTAAAGTATGGTCTTTTCCTTGGTATACGTTTTCACCTGGGTGATGTGTGTTACCGCGTTGTCTTATGATAATGTTTCCAGCAATAGCAGCTTGTCCTCCAAAAATCTTAACACCTAAGCGTTTCGATTCTGATTCTCTACCATTCTTAGAACTACCTACTCCTTTTTTATGAGCCATTGTCTTAAGTTTTTATATTGTTAATATTAGGTATATGAAAAACTATTTTTCAATACCGCCTTCTAATCTGTCTTGTAATTCTTTAAGCTCGTCCCATTTTCCATCTGCAGCTAATTTAGCTTGCTTTGGCCAAGTATCAGTCACAATGTGAGCTAATCTTGAACTTGCTTCTGAAAGAATATTACTTAAATCTTCTGGTTTTGCTTTTGCCACCTTAGCAAAAGTATCTAAACCTGCGTTTACTAAAGCTTCCGCCGCTTTAGGCCCTGCACCTTCGATTTTCTTTAAATCGTCAGCTTTTCCTGTTGCTTTTTTACCAGCTGGTTTTGCTTCGGCCTTTGGTGCTTTAGCTTTTGGTTCTACTTTTTTAGCTTCCTTTTTTGGAGCAGCTTTTTCAGCTTTTGCTGGTGTTGCTTTTTTAGCTCCCGAAGCAGCAATGCTTTCGATTACAATTTCTGTTAAAGATTGACGGTGTCCGTTTTTTACACGGTAACCCTTACGTCTTTTCTTTTTGAAAACGATTACTTTATCACCTTTAAGGTGCTTTAAGACTTTTGCACTAACCTGTGCTCCGTCTATAGCTGGGGCGCCTACAGTTACTTTGTCGCCATCTCCAATTAAAAGAACGTTATCGAAATCTACTTTCTTACCTTCTTCGGTTTGCAAACGGTTAACAAAAACTTTTTGGTCTTTTTCAACTTTAAATTGATGCCCTGCTATCTCTACAATTGCGTACATAGCGAATTTTTATTAATTAATTTGTTCAAAAAATGAGTGCAAATATAAGGCTAAATAATTAAACTGCAAACGTTTTATTTCTTTTGAAGAATATTTCCGCTGTTTTTAAATAATTGCATTACGGTAAGTGTTGAAATCACGGTTGTAGCAACGCCCATAATTGCCACTATAAAAGTAACCATGCCAATATCAATATTAAAAACACCATCAATGTTTTCTAGTAATTCCGATAAAAAACCAGGATTAATTTCGGTAGTATAAAACAAGAAGAATGCCGTGAAAAAAAAGGTAGCCACAAATCCTGTAATGATTCCGGTTTTAAAGCCTTCGCCATAAGAAAACGAGTCGGTATCTTTAAGTTTTTGCAATCGAACAGCTTCGTAAATACCAAAAACGGTTATTACCGCGTTAAAGAAACTAAAAACTGGATTTGTATGCTTGCCAAACAAGGCCAAAATTAAAAAATAAGCAATAAGCACCGCACTTGTAACGAGGCCAAAACGAATGGGAAGTGATAGTGTTTTCATGATTTTATATCTATATATTTTTAGATTTAAACAGGCACTATTATTTAGTGGTTTGAAGATAGATTTCTCTAAATTTCGTAAAAAAAAATGATTAATAATAATTTAATACAAACTATTTTACAATAAACAAGCTCAACGGAAGACCAAATGGCATTAAAACTTAGAAAAAGAAAAAAATGTACTGGAGTTAATTTGATTGATGCTTTTTTATCCTTCATAAATGGTTTTTAACATTGATATCAAACCTAAAAAAGAGGCTGCATTTTATAAAAACACATTTAATTTTAGCTATTTCCCGAGAATGATAAAATTCACTTTTTTGTACATTAACCGCCTTAAATTTAGTAGTTTTGTAGATACAATGGGGATTTAGTGTTTCTGAACGAAGCCCTTTAAATGCCTTTAATTTGATAATTTAATTTAAATCACACCCAAATGAAAACATTTAAGACTTTTATAGCTATTACTGTAATGACACTTTTTGCTTTTAGCTGTAAAAACGAGACTAAAGCTGAGGTTAAAACGGTTGAAATAGCATCGGAAACTACTAAAACGCTCGACCCAAATGCGACTTACGCTAAAGCGGAATTTACTATTGACGGTATGACCTGCGAGATTGGATGCGCAAAAACCATCGAGAAAAAAATTGCTAAAATGGAAGGTGTAAAATCGGCCAAAGTAGATTTTGATAGAAAATTAGCGATGGTTGAATATAACGACGAAAAAGTAACACCAACCTCTTTGGAAGAAACCGTAACTAAAGTTGCCGATATTTATAAGGTTAGCGATATGAAAACGGTTGAAGGGTTTTCAGCTAAAAAAGCATGTGCTGCAGACTGTACCAAAGCCTGTTGCGCCAACAAAACCGATGCTGAAAAAAAAGCATGCGCTGCCGATTGTAAAAAGGCATGTTGCGCTGAAAAGGCTTAGGCATAATAATATGACACACACTAGACCTGTCAGGTTTTTGAAACCTGACAGGTCTTTTTTTATTCTTTCCACTGCACAGTTTCCATAATGTGCTTGATGTCTTTTTGCAAATAATTTGCTGCCGGAAGAATGGAATCGTAATTGGGTTTGGCGTTAAAATATAACGAGCCCGTTAAAAAATGATTAACGCTATCGGTTACATAAAACTGTACTGGCGATGCTACATTTCCCTTTACTTCAGATAGCAAACCATAAACCTTTCTGTTATCATCTTCAAAAGGATATGCTGGAATTTCGTCTGCTTTTTTAGTGTGTTCCAAAGTGAATTTTTGAGCATCTCTTAAAAAGTTTATCAGGTTTTTTTCGTCCTTTTCAATAGCCTTATAAGTTAAAAAGATGGTGCCTTTTAACGCTGTATATTCCAGATTTATACCATAGCTTTTTGTTGGTGCTTTAAGCTCTTTTAAAACTGTTTTTGAAGCTAGTAAGTTTTTCTCGAAAGTAAATGGCGCTAGTAAATTGGCTTCAACATATTTCGCCTCCGGGTAGTCTAACCTTAGTTCTGCCTTTGGTTTTGGCGTTGTAGTTTCTCCACAAGACAAACAGACCATTATTAATAGCAAAACATAAAAATTCTTTTTCATTAAGTTTTGGTTAATTTTATGCGCTTTATACGTTTATTATCTAAAGCTTCTATAGTGAAAACGTAATTTTCGAAATTTATTTTACTGTTTAACTTCGGGAAACTTTTAGATATTTCCAGAACAAAACCGGCAATGGTTTCGGCTTCACCTTTATTGTCCTCAAAAGTAGTTTCATCTTCAACTTTAACCACTTTATAAAAATCCTTTAAAGCGGTTTTACCTTCAAATACATAATTATTGTCGTCTAGTTTTGAATACATTAAATCCTCATCATCAAACTCATCGCTAATATCGCCCACAATTTCTTCAATAATATCCTCTAAGGAAATCAATCCGGAAGTACCTCCGTATTCATCAACCACAACCGCCAAATGCACTTTTTTCTCTTGAAACTCTGCCATTAAATCATCAAGCTTTTTGTTTTCTGGCACAAAAAATGGTTCGCGCAATAAGGTGGGCCAATCAAATTGTTTTCGGTCGATGTATGGCAACAAATCCTTAACGTACAAAACACCTTCAATTGTATCAATATTATCTCGGTAAACCGGAATTCTGGAGTAGCCATTGGCAATGATTTCGGGCATAATTTCGGCATATTTCTGTTCGATATTCAGTGCAAAAATATCTATTCGCGGTCGCATAACTTGTTTGGTATCGGTATTGCCAAACGAAACAATGCCTTGCAATATTTTTTGCTCTTCTTTGGTGGTGTCCTCTTCACTGGTAAGTTCTAAGGCTTGTGATAATTGATCGACACTTATATTCGATTTTTGCTTGCCCAATTTTTTATGAATGGCCAACGTAACACCGCGCATAGGCATGCTAATTGGCGTAAGCAACACATCTAAAATTCGTAACGGATACGCCATAAACGACGCAAACTTTAGCTTATTTCTATTGGCGTAAATTTTAGGTAATATTTCGCCAAACAATAAAATAAGAAAGGTTACAATAATAACCTCTATGGTAAACTTTAATACCGGAGATGCAATTGCATTAAACAGATTGCCACCCAAATAAGCGAATAAAATAACAATGGCTATGTTTATAAAATTATTGGATACCAATATGGTTGCCAACAACTTTTTAGGGCGCTCTAAAAGTTTTGCAATAATTTGAATGCGTTTAGAATTGGCCGCCAAACCTTCGTCAATATCTGTTCTTGTGAGCGAAAACAATGCCACTTCGGCACCCGAAATAAGGCCGGAACAAATTAATAGCAATAACAGTAATGCAAAACCACTAACAACTGAAAAATCAACTGTTAAAACTAAGGTTATAAAACTCGCGGGGTCAGGATCCAATTACCATGGTATTAGTTAAACATAGGTTTCGGCACACACATCGAAAACCACTTTTTGATATTAAAACGGAAGGTCATCATTATCTTCCTCAACAGGTTTTACTGTTTCAGATGGTTTTGCAGCAGCATTGGTGTTTTGCGCTGCAGGTTTATTGGCTGCATTGGTATCGCTTTCTTTTTTAGTGCTTAAAAACGTAAAATCTGTACAATGGATTTCGGTCGAGTACCGGTCTGCACCTTTATCGTCTTGCCATTTTCTGGTTTTCAATCGGCCTTCAATATATACTTTATCGCCTTTGCTTAAATATTTTTCGCAAATTTCGGCACCTTTGTTACGCACCACAATATTATGCCATTCGGTGTTGGAAATACGCTCGTTGGTTTGCTTGCTGGTATAGGTTTCGTTTGTTGCCAACGGAAAGCGCCCAATACACCCGCCACCTTCAAAATAGTGCATTTTTACTTCATCGCCCAAATGCCCAATAAGCATCACTTTATTTAATGTTCCCGACATAATCTTTTTTTAATTTAATACTGCAAAATTACTCTTTTGCTTTTGATAAACTTAAAATTAATAAAAAAATCTGACTGTTTAAAATTAAGCTTCAGAAATTAAATTTTTCAATAAAATTCCCAATTATAATAGGCACGGGGAAATCGTGGATTTTATCAACCGAAATGGCCTTTCCATTTAAATGCTCAACATGTACAATCCAAAATTTTGTGTGCAAATGCTGATGCGATAATTTATGCACCACGGCGTCCTTATTATATAACACCAATTCAAAAGGTACATTTTCCAACAAGGCATGGTTTTTTACCAATGTTTTAAATTGGGTATAGCTTAAATTTTTATCGGTTTCAATTAAGGGAAATTGATACAGGTTTTGCCAAATCCCTTTACCCTCGCGTTTTTCCAACAAGGTTTTCTGGTTGTTTGATACGAATACCAAAAAATTGAAATGCTTTTTTTTCGCTTTCGCGGATTTAATTTTAACAGGCAATTCAGCTATCCTATTCTTATTAAACGCCATGCAAGCTTTATTAAAAGGGCACACAAGGCAGTTAGGATTTTTAGGTGTACACTGTACCGCACCAAACTCCATAATGGCTTGGTTAAATTCGGCCGGATCTTTTTTATCGATCAATTCTTGAGCCAAAGCCTTAAATTCTTTTATGCCTTTTGATGAATTTGTAGGTGTATCGATTCCAAAATATCGCGATAACACCCTATACACATTACCATCAACCACGGCCGTGGCCTCGTTAAAGCAAATAGAAGCAATCGCACTAGCGGTATAATCGCCAACACCTTTTAATTTTAGCAATGCTTTATAATTGTTGGGAAACTTTCCGTTTAGCGCACTCACAATATATTTGGAAGTGGCATGCAAATTCCTGGCACGGGAATAATACCCGAGCCCTTGCCATAATTTAAGCACCTCGCTTTCATCGGCTTTGGCCAAGTCAAAAACCGTTGGATATTTGGCAACAAAAGCTTCGTAATAGGGCAAACCCTGTTTAACTTGGGTTTGTTGTAAAATAATTTCGGACAACCAAATAAAGTAAGGCTCTTGGGTTTGTCTCCAAGGAAGCGCCCTTTTATTGATTGAGTACCAGTGCTTTAGTGTTTTTGAAAAAATCATTGATTTGTTAAATAAAGCAAACAAAAATAAACGTTTATAATCTTAAATTTTAATGAATTAGGTTTGAAATATTGAATATTTAATTCCTATATTTGCATCCCTTAAAAACTATAATAGTAACTTAAAATAATATATTAAAATGACGAAGGCTGATTTAGTAGCAAAGATTTCTGAGAAATTAGGAATTGAAAAAGGTGATGTTCAAGCAACTGTTGAAACATTTATGGAAGAAGTAAAAACCTCTTTGGAAAGTGGTGACAATGTTTATTTAAGAGGTTTTGGAAGCTTTATTGTAAAAACAAGAGCTGAAAAGACTGGAAGAAATATCTCTAAAAATACAACCATTAAAATACCGGCTCATAACATTCCTGCATTTAAGCCTGCAAAAGTTTTTGTAGAAGGCGTTAAAACAAATGTAGAAGTGAAGTAAAAGAGCTTCAAACGAATTATTAATTTAAAAAGACACTATTTATGCCAAGTGGTAAAAAACGCAAAAGACATAAGGTAGCGACGCACAAACGTAAAAAACGTAGACGCGCTAACCGTCACAAAAAGAAAAAATAAACCAAAAAAGTAGTTAGATCAGCTACTTTTTTCGGTTTTAAAAACAACAAGTTCTTTGAAATGAGTTCATTAAAAATTTTTAGCGTCTTTTTTAGATGTTTTTTGAACTCCACGGATTTAAAAATCCTGTGAAATACCTTAGTAAAAAGTTAATCTTAAATCACCTAGATTAATTTAAGGTATTCAATCTGTAAATTAAAAACCATATTAATTTTCAGATTAAAAATAATGTATAATCCATCTGTCGCTTATTAAAGTGATGGATTAAAATTAACTAAATGGATAAAGAATTGATCATTAGATCTAGTTCTAACGACGTTGATTTTGCCTTATTAAAAGATGGAAAACTTATTGAATTACAGAAAGATGAAGATAGTAACGACTTCTCGGTTGGCGATGTGTTTATAGCCAAAATACGAAAAGCCGTTCCTGGACTAAATGCCGCATTTGTTAATGTGGGCTACGAGAAAGATGCATTTTTGCACTATCACGATTTAGGGCCAAAACTACCTTCGCTTTTAAAATTCACAAAACGTGTAAGCACAGGTAAACTAAAAGATTTTTCTTTAAAAAACTTCCCATTTGAAAAAGATATTGATAAAGACGGCAAAATTGCCGATGTC
Protein-coding regions in this window:
- a CDS encoding DUF1569 domain-containing protein, whose protein sequence is MPNKKIKVLYALLSEIEQNIPFKDKTNPKVTNSDIGWQLDHSLQVFNAVCEWTINSNPKDYERKFSFWRMVLFPIGYIPRGKVKAPKIVRPPNIILDEDLKAQLQTAKTHIEALKTLPENAYFKHFIFGKLSKQQTLRFLQMHTNHHLKIVRDMLQA
- the rpmA gene encoding 50S ribosomal protein L27; amino-acid sequence: MAHKKGVGSSKNGRESESKRLGVKIFGGQAAIAGNIIIRQRGNTHHPGENVYQGKDHTLHAQVDGVVRFTKKKDNKSYVSIEPFEA
- the rplU gene encoding 50S ribosomal protein L21; its protein translation is MYAIVEIAGHQFKVEKDQKVFVNRLQTEEGKKVDFDNVLLIGDGDKVTVGAPAIDGAQVSAKVLKHLKGDKVIVFKKKRRKGYRVKNGHRQSLTEIVIESIAASGAKKATPAKAEKAAPKKEAKKVEPKAKAPKAEAKPAGKKATGKADDLKKIEGAGPKAAEALVNAGLDTFAKVAKAKPEDLSNILSEASSRLAHIVTDTWPKQAKLAADGKWDELKELQDRLEGGIEK
- a CDS encoding DUF4199 domain-containing protein — its product is MKTLSLPIRFGLVTSAVLIAYFLILALFGKHTNPVFSFFNAVITVFGIYEAVRLQKLKDTDSFSYGEGFKTGIITGFVATFFFTAFFLFYTTEINPGFLSELLENIDGVFNIDIGMVTFIVAIMGVATTVISTLTVMQLFKNSGNILQKK
- a CDS encoding heavy-metal-associated domain-containing protein, with translation MKTFKTFIAITVMTLFAFSCKNETKAEVKTVEIASETTKTLDPNATYAKAEFTIDGMTCEIGCAKTIEKKIAKMEGVKSAKVDFDRKLAMVEYNDEKVTPTSLEETVTKVADIYKVSDMKTVEGFSAKKACAADCTKACCANKTDAEKKACAADCKKACCAEKA
- the gldD gene encoding gliding motility lipoprotein GldD, which gives rise to MKKNFYVLLLIMVCLSCGETTTPKPKAELRLDYPEAKYVEANLLAPFTFEKNLLASKTVLKELKAPTKSYGINLEYTALKGTIFLTYKAIEKDEKNLINFLRDAQKFTLEHTKKADEIPAYPFEDDNRKVYGLLSEVKGNVASPVQFYVTDSVNHFLTGSLYFNAKPNYDSILPAANYLQKDIKHIMETVQWKE
- a CDS encoding gliding motility-associated protein GldE; its protein translation is MDPDPASFITLVLTVDFSVVSGFALLLLLLICSGLISGAEVALFSLTRTDIDEGLAANSKRIQIIAKLLERPKKLLATILVSNNFINIAIVILFAYLGGNLFNAIASPVLKFTIEVIIVTFLILLFGEILPKIYANRNKLKFASFMAYPLRILDVLLTPISMPMRGVTLAIHKKLGKQKSNISVDQLSQALELTSEEDTTKEEQKILQGIVSFGNTDTKQVMRPRIDIFALNIEQKYAEIMPEIIANGYSRIPVYRDNIDTIEGVLYVKDLLPYIDRKQFDWPTLLREPFFVPENKKLDDLMAEFQEKKVHLAVVVDEYGGTSGLISLEDIIEEIVGDISDEFDDEDLMYSKLDDNNYVFEGKTALKDFYKVVKVEDETTFEDNKGEAETIAGFVLEISKSFPKLNSKINFENYVFTIEALDNKRIKRIKLTKT
- a CDS encoding single-stranded DNA-binding protein; translated protein: MSGTLNKVMLIGHLGDEVKMHYFEGGGCIGRFPLATNETYTSKQTNERISNTEWHNIVVRNKGAEICEKYLSKGDKVYIEGRLKTRKWQDDKGADRYSTEIHCTDFTFLSTKKESDTNAANKPAAQNTNAAAKPSETVKPVEEDNDDLPF
- the mutY gene encoding A/G-specific adenine glycosylase codes for the protein MIFSKTLKHWYSINKRALPWRQTQEPYFIWLSEIILQQTQVKQGLPYYEAFVAKYPTVFDLAKADESEVLKLWQGLGYYSRARNLHATSKYIVSALNGKFPNNYKALLKLKGVGDYTASAIASICFNEATAVVDGNVYRVLSRYFGIDTPTNSSKGIKEFKALAQELIDKKDPAEFNQAIMEFGAVQCTPKNPNCLVCPFNKACMAFNKNRIAELPVKIKSAKAKKKHFNFLVFVSNNQKTLLEKREGKGIWQNLYQFPLIETDKNLSYTQFKTLVKNHALLENVPFELVLYNKDAVVHKLSHQHLHTKFWIVHVEHLNGKAISVDKIHDFPVPIIIGNFIEKFNF
- a CDS encoding HU family DNA-binding protein yields the protein MTKADLVAKISEKLGIEKGDVQATVETFMEEVKTSLESGDNVYLRGFGSFIVKTRAEKTGRNISKNTTIKIPAHNIPAFKPAKVFVEGVKTNVEVK